The Fortiea contorta PCC 7126 genome has a segment encoding these proteins:
- a CDS encoding transposase, translated as MKLIECYYQCSFDHFSSDIAGIKALLAIQPDIAVVEPTGVNYSKIWIHHLTRIGVEIRFVGHKELRNYRMHQLGLPDKDDDGDSLALACYYFDYQNSPWRFLKIRDPLASQIREMVLRLAHLNRVRSPIVNRTRQDLAWQFPEIALRRSVIGRQGTIPLLWGWLAEQRISKKYDDLYKNTAGLGITNTVRYHARRLCSLYEEEIEIEAQLKQLLQHPNFAKYLAVFEQFQFGQRLQAWLISQLFPFETFLENNQPIVIERRGRFSGKPTKRHLSLRKFQKTLGVAPSAESSGDIHRQKVTDGSSVCRKALWQWVFTAIEPRTKRPKNQIGKFLGDYLDSQKALGIPVQLVRSRTAVKGVKLLFGELVREFCK; from the coding sequence ATGAAGTTAATAGAATGTTACTATCAGTGTAGCTTTGACCATTTCTCATCTGACATTGCAGGAATAAAAGCTTTATTGGCAATTCAACCAGATATCGCAGTGGTTGAGCCAACGGGCGTTAATTACTCAAAAATCTGGATTCATCATTTAACCCGCATTGGCGTAGAGATTCGCTTTGTCGGACACAAGGAATTAAGAAACTATCGAATGCATCAACTAGGTTTACCAGACAAAGATGATGACGGTGATTCGCTAGCCCTCGCCTGTTATTACTTTGACTATCAAAACTCGCCTTGGCGATTTTTAAAAATACGCGATCCGCTAGCATCTCAAATCAGGGAAATGGTACTAAGGCTAGCCCATCTTAATCGAGTAAGATCGCCAATAGTGAATAGAACTCGACAAGATTTAGCTTGGCAATTTCCTGAAATAGCTCTTAGGCGTTCGGTTATTGGCAGACAAGGGACAATTCCTTTGCTTTGGGGATGGTTAGCTGAACAAAGAATCAGTAAGAAATATGATGATCTCTACAAAAATACTGCAGGACTGGGGATTACAAATACTGTGCGATACCATGCACGGCGATTATGTAGCTTGTACGAGGAAGAGATCGAGATAGAAGCTCAACTAAAACAGCTTCTTCAACATCCAAATTTTGCTAAGTATCTAGCAGTGTTTGAGCAATTCCAATTCGGTCAGCGATTGCAAGCTTGGCTTATTTCACAATTATTTCCCTTTGAGACATTTCTTGAAAACAATCAACCAATTGTTATTGAACGTAGAGGAAGATTTTCAGGAAAACCCACAAAGCGCCACCTGTCGTTACGCAAATTTCAAAAAACCTTGGGAGTTGCACCATCAGCAGAATCATCTGGTGATATTCATCGCCAAAAAGTCACCGATGGTTCTAGCGTATGCCGAAAAGCCTTATGGCAATGGGTTTTTACAGCTATTGAACCCCGCACCAAACGCCCAAAAAACCAAATTGGTAAATTTTTGGGCGATTATTTAGACTCTCAAAAAGCTTTGGGAATCCCAGTGCAACTGGTACGATCGCGGACAGCAGTCAAAGGGGTTAAATTGCTTTTTGGTGAATTGGTGCGGGAGTTTTGCAAATAG
- a CDS encoding tetratricopeptide repeat protein: MIEQVAIAFERQDYSTAAKILKQLLKESPENPWVQFYLGRLHEETGKRQNAEKIYRQLLHSTINGKILMQARQGLQRLQDIKHKENIAPGTSNAENTALGLLILEPLRSEIRDKVAVKLAQVMQIDLYTARLMLPSRSWKLYRTGQIGELKFYGEKLQKAGISCFWATIADIQKIQVFHVNYFAASNTQVTVVCRNHINQLGSLTFNWSEVTAQVLGLLPIFEQVVDLNIHRQLQRKTQTQDYAQFYDLHLPGRHCILRLYDQGYEFHQGIKITSQPSQNTIRINWNSLLNWVKQQLPSVKVWSDFTPFAQTVLDQTEMLGSIQSHIHLFRREETNWDPAFHLYSGLIFLKLT, from the coding sequence ATGATTGAACAAGTTGCGATCGCTTTTGAGCGCCAAGACTATAGCACCGCTGCTAAAATCCTCAAACAATTGCTAAAAGAGTCCCCAGAAAATCCTTGGGTGCAATTTTATCTCGGACGGTTGCACGAAGAAACAGGGAAGCGCCAAAACGCAGAAAAAATTTATCGGCAACTATTGCACAGTACAATTAATGGCAAAATCTTAATGCAGGCGCGTCAGGGTTTACAACGATTGCAAGATATAAAGCACAAAGAAAACATCGCCCCAGGAACCAGCAACGCTGAAAACACAGCCCTAGGTCTATTAATCTTAGAACCCCTCAGATCCGAAATTAGAGATAAAGTAGCTGTAAAATTAGCCCAAGTTATGCAGATAGACCTCTACACTGCAAGATTAATGTTACCCAGTCGCAGTTGGAAGCTCTATCGCACCGGACAAATAGGGGAATTGAAATTTTATGGCGAAAAATTACAAAAAGCCGGTATCTCCTGCTTTTGGGCAACAATAGCTGATATTCAAAAAATCCAAGTATTCCACGTTAACTATTTCGCCGCATCTAACACACAAGTTACCGTTGTTTGTCGCAACCACATAAATCAACTTGGTTCCCTCACCTTTAACTGGTCAGAAGTCACAGCACAAGTCTTAGGACTTTTACCGATTTTTGAACAAGTCGTAGATCTCAACATCCATCGTCAACTACAGCGCAAAACTCAAACCCAAGACTACGCTCAATTCTACGACTTACACCTACCCGGTAGACATTGCATTCTCCGACTTTATGACCAAGGTTATGAATTCCACCAAGGTATCAAAATCACTTCTCAACCCAGCCAAAATACCATCCGCATCAATTGGAATAGTTTACTCAACTGGGTTAAACAACAATTACCATCAGTCAAAGTTTGGTCAGATTTTACCCCCTTTGCACAGACAGTATTAGACCAAACAGAAATGCTGGGTAGCATCCAGTCTCATATTCACCTATTTCGTAGGGAAGAAACCAACTGGGACCCAGCCTTTCATTTATATAGCGGACTAATTTTCTTAAAGCTCACTTGA
- a CDS encoding peptidylprolyl isomerase, whose protein sequence is MESLSFLSINDQPIAIDQAIKYLQASGKLSQFIGEILRQYVIEQEVKTRADIYINPAVTEQAIIDFRLQNQLTDPQVFQEWLKKNGNDYATFHGAVALSFQLEKLKTVLTEAKLAEYFIERKIYLDRVVISRILVDNLELAEELQTQIEEGGSFEQLAREYSLTDDRLVNGMMGPISRGTMPDTLRSAVDAAHPGQLIGPIELENRYGLFRVEQYLPASLEDTQLKQALQNELFEKWLAEKIQKLTVKLQAK, encoded by the coding sequence ATGGAATCTTTATCGTTTCTCAGCATTAATGACCAACCAATTGCTATTGATCAAGCCATAAAATATCTGCAAGCTTCGGGAAAATTGTCTCAATTTATTGGGGAAATTCTCCGACAGTATGTGATTGAGCAAGAGGTAAAAACTCGCGCGGATATTTATATAAATCCGGCAGTCACTGAACAGGCAATTATTGATTTTCGGCTCCAAAATCAACTGACTGATCCCCAAGTTTTTCAAGAATGGCTCAAGAAAAATGGCAATGATTACGCTACCTTTCATGGAGCAGTCGCCTTGAGCTTTCAATTAGAAAAACTCAAAACCGTGCTCACAGAAGCGAAACTTGCAGAATATTTTATTGAACGAAAAATTTATTTAGATCGGGTAGTCATTTCGCGGATTCTTGTAGATAATTTAGAACTCGCAGAAGAACTACAAACCCAAATTGAAGAAGGAGGGAGTTTTGAACAATTAGCGAGAGAGTATTCGCTGACAGACGATCGCCTTGTTAATGGCATGATGGGGCCGATTAGCAGAGGTACAATGCCAGATACACTGAGATCCGCAGTTGATGCGGCTCACCCAGGACAATTAATCGGGCCGATAGAACTTGAAAACCGTTATGGTTTGTTTCGAGTTGAACAATATCTGCCAGCATCTTTAGAAGATACTCAACTAAAGCAAGCATTACAAAATGAGTTATTTGAGAAATGGCTAGCAGAGAAAATTCAAAAGCTGACAGTCAAATTACAGGCGAAATAG
- a CDS encoding type I secretion system permease/ATPase: MASRENSKADSQITGEIENLEHESLTAKVLASLPWEQPPLCWLTAEQKNQLQTQSEIRKYQIGEKIWSNAVGGYQFFIVSGKVRLRDDSLGKPLAALKAGDWFGDLPKIGAECKAVAASKEVTVVRWYTPLWEEISTPQIDSFWQNFTEQMPRESFSQLPISQPQSLASSPSAPTSYPFVSSWNTAAACLTMVAQHLENGVKLEWVQRQLRGQQPKHVVEAAEKLGLWLRHIQTSWSELKQLSFPALLLWNSQSEENPSWVVAYGMKGDRLIIANPQNPDHTGESLPQSVVEATWDGQMWQVEVISQQEKFNLSWFTPAVWKYRNLLGEVLLASFTLQLLGLATPLITQVIIDKVMVQESIPTLDVMAIALLLVAIFEAILGTLRLYIFTHTARRLDLSLSAQLFRHLMRLPLAYFESRRVGDTVARVQELEQIRQFLTGTALTVILDSIFAVVYLALMFYYNIPLTFVALAVLPLFATLTIVATPILRNWLNETFNRSADSQSFLVETITGIHSVKAHAAEPVARDRWEGLFARFIRTGFKASTTSNISSNIGDFLTNFSTLLILWFGAKLVIDQQLTIGQLVAFQMLSGRVTGPLLRLVQLWQNLQQVLLSVDRIGDILNVAPEAESGTGLVLPSLKGEVSFEQVFFRYQANTEPIVKGISFNVEPGQFIGIVGRSGSGKSTLSKLLQRLYQIESGRILIDGFDIKSADLASLRQQIGVVLQEDFLFNGSILENITLGDPDITAEQVVEAARLAVAHDFISQLPYGYETNVGERGTALSGGQRQRIALARLFLSPAPILILDEATSALDSETEQQVLQNLQTISANRTVFLIAHRFAPLKRADLILVLEKGVIAEHGTHSQLLQQKGLYWSLYQRQQANI; this comes from the coding sequence ATGGCTAGCAGAGAAAATTCAAAAGCTGACAGTCAAATTACAGGCGAAATAGAAAATCTGGAACATGAATCTTTAACAGCCAAAGTGCTAGCTTCTTTACCTTGGGAGCAACCACCATTATGTTGGTTGACTGCTGAACAAAAAAACCAATTACAAACGCAATCGGAAATCCGAAAATATCAAATTGGTGAAAAAATTTGGTCAAACGCAGTTGGTGGTTATCAATTTTTCATTGTTTCTGGTAAAGTCCGCTTAAGAGATGACAGTTTAGGGAAGCCATTAGCAGCTTTAAAAGCAGGAGATTGGTTCGGCGATTTGCCAAAAATAGGTGCGGAATGTAAAGCGGTAGCCGCGAGTAAAGAAGTTACTGTAGTGCGTTGGTATACGCCATTGTGGGAGGAAATTTCCACACCGCAAATTGACAGCTTCTGGCAAAATTTTACAGAACAAATGCCAAGAGAATCATTTTCTCAGCTTCCCATTTCTCAACCCCAGTCCCTAGCTTCTAGCCCTTCTGCTCCCACATCTTATCCTTTCGTTTCTAGCTGGAATACCGCTGCTGCTTGTCTGACAATGGTGGCGCAACATCTAGAAAATGGGGTGAAACTGGAATGGGTACAACGTCAACTCCGGGGACAACAGCCGAAACATGTGGTGGAAGCTGCAGAAAAATTGGGTTTGTGGTTACGACACATCCAAACGAGTTGGAGTGAATTAAAGCAGTTGTCATTTCCCGCTTTGCTGTTGTGGAATTCTCAATCTGAGGAAAATCCTAGTTGGGTGGTAGCATATGGGATGAAAGGCGATCGCCTCATCATCGCCAATCCCCAAAATCCCGATCATACTGGCGAAAGTCTACCACAATCGGTGGTTGAGGCTACTTGGGATGGGCAAATGTGGCAAGTTGAAGTCATCTCCCAACAAGAAAAATTTAACCTCAGTTGGTTTACTCCCGCAGTTTGGAAATATCGCAATTTATTAGGGGAAGTTTTATTAGCTTCCTTTACACTCCAGCTTTTGGGTTTAGCCACACCCTTAATTACTCAAGTCATTATTGACAAAGTGATGGTACAGGAGAGTATACCGACTCTCGATGTTATGGCGATCGCTCTTTTATTAGTGGCGATATTTGAGGCTATACTCGGCACTCTACGGTTATACATCTTTACCCACACAGCCAGGCGCTTAGATTTAAGTTTATCAGCCCAGCTATTTCGTCACCTGATGCGCCTACCTCTAGCTTATTTTGAGTCACGGCGCGTCGGAGACACTGTAGCTAGAGTCCAAGAATTAGAACAAATCCGCCAGTTCCTCACAGGTACAGCCTTAACGGTGATTTTGGATAGCATCTTTGCTGTGGTGTACTTAGCACTGATGTTTTATTACAACATCCCTCTTACCTTTGTCGCTTTAGCTGTGTTACCTTTATTCGCTACTTTGACAATTGTTGCTACCCCAATTCTGCGTAACTGGTTGAACGAAACCTTTAACCGCAGCGCCGACAGTCAATCGTTTTTAGTCGAGACAATCACTGGTATACACTCAGTAAAAGCCCACGCCGCCGAACCCGTCGCCCGCGATCGCTGGGAAGGTTTATTTGCTCGCTTTATTCGCACAGGTTTTAAAGCTTCCACCACCTCGAATATTAGTAGTAATATTGGGGATTTTCTCACTAATTTCTCTACCTTACTCATTCTCTGGTTTGGAGCCAAATTAGTGATTGATCAACAACTTACTATTGGTCAACTTGTAGCTTTTCAAATGTTATCAGGTAGAGTCACAGGGCCACTTTTAAGATTAGTTCAATTGTGGCAAAATCTCCAACAAGTATTGTTATCTGTAGACAGAATTGGTGATATTCTCAACGTTGCTCCCGAAGCAGAATCAGGGACAGGTTTAGTTTTACCATCCCTCAAAGGTGAAGTTAGTTTTGAGCAAGTATTTTTCCGCTACCAAGCCAACACAGAACCCATCGTTAAAGGCATTTCTTTTAACGTTGAACCAGGACAATTTATTGGCATTGTTGGGCGTAGTGGTTCTGGAAAAAGTACCCTTTCTAAATTATTACAACGCCTCTATCAAATCGAATCAGGACGCATTTTAATCGATGGATTTGATATCAAAAGCGCCGATTTAGCTTCCCTCAGACAACAAATTGGTGTAGTTCTCCAAGAAGACTTTTTATTCAATGGTTCCATCTTGGAAAATATCACTCTCGGTGATCCTGATATTACCGCCGAACAAGTAGTAGAAGCCGCCAGACTAGCAGTAGCCCACGACTTCATCAGCCAACTACCATACGGTTATGAAACCAATGTCGGTGAACGTGGTACCGCTTTATCTGGTGGACAAAGACAACGCATCGCCCTAGCCAGATTATTTCTCTCCCCAGCCCCAATTTTAATTTTGGACGAAGCCACCAGCGCCCTAGATAGCGAAACAGAACAACAGGTATTGCAAAATCTGCAAACAATTTCCGCTAACCGCACCGTGTTTCTTATCGCTCACCGTTTCGCCCCTCTCAAGCGCGCTGATTTGATTTTGGTATTAGAAAAAGGTGTCATCGCCGAACACGGTACACACTCCCAGTTGTTACAACAAAAGGGATTGTATTGGTCACTATATCAACGACAGCAAGCAAATATTTAG
- a CDS encoding helix-turn-helix domain-containing protein: protein MQNLYTTPEASRETGIPESTIRSWLRRHPGVFQIDVHVVVEESGRKMWTDAGIELLRSRNTAPENATDDDAENSADDLLESLLANDANALAHEYWRQFPGRVIHRIRQMRDNPTPQDREIMQTSLRAALAAGTSHLLLPTYQPMLLEGDGEE from the coding sequence ATGCAAAATCTGTACACCACGCCTGAAGCATCCCGCGAAACCGGGATACCAGAAAGCACAATTCGCTCTTGGCTACGCCGTCACCCTGGAGTATTTCAGATTGACGTGCATGTGGTGGTTGAAGAATCAGGACGCAAAATGTGGACTGATGCCGGGATTGAACTATTGCGTAGCCGCAACACTGCACCAGAAAATGCAACGGATGACGATGCAGAAAATAGTGCAGATGACCTGCTTGAATCACTGCTAGCCAATGATGCCAACGCATTAGCCCACGAATACTGGCGACAATTCCCAGGCAGAGTGATTCACCGCATTCGCCAAATGCGGGACAATCCCACACCCCAAGACCGGGAAATTATGCAAACCTCACTTCGCGCCGCACTCGCAGCCGGCACATCTCACCTACTGCTACCCACCTATCAACCAATGTTGCTGGAGGGAGACGGTGAAGAATAA
- a CDS encoding 16S rRNA (uracil(1498)-N(3))-methyltransferase, whose amino-acid sequence MSQLQRIAIAPAQLQQERILLTPEQQHYLVRVLRLREGDRFIAMDGLGKWWLTQLVGTQGQVLAPLQIQTELPVSITLMVALPKGNGFDEIVRISTELGVTNIAPVLSDRTLLNPSPQKLERWRRIAIEAAEQSERACVPTVLEPVTFSTGLSATVTQLSSQQKYICEARGNYPHLRACLDKDKESKMVVIATGPEGGWTPTEIENAIAHGFQPASLGRRVLRAVTAPIVALSLITAAYEV is encoded by the coding sequence ATGTCTCAGTTACAAAGAATTGCGATCGCACCTGCTCAACTCCAGCAAGAGCGAATTTTGCTGACTCCAGAACAACAGCATTATCTAGTCCGCGTGTTGCGATTACGAGAGGGCGATCGCTTTATTGCGATGGATGGTCTGGGTAAATGGTGGTTGACGCAGTTAGTGGGGACGCAAGGACAGGTTTTAGCACCGCTACAAATACAAACAGAGTTACCTGTATCCATTACATTAATGGTGGCTTTGCCTAAAGGCAACGGTTTTGACGAAATAGTCAGAATTTCTACAGAATTAGGTGTAACTAATATTGCTCCAGTTTTGAGCGATCGCACTCTACTAAATCCCAGTCCACAAAAACTCGAACGCTGGCGCAGAATAGCAATCGAAGCTGCTGAACAATCAGAACGCGCTTGTGTACCCACAGTTTTAGAGCCTGTTACTTTCAGCACAGGGTTATCAGCAACTGTCACTCAGTTGTCATCCCAGCAAAAATATATTTGTGAAGCGCGGGGTAACTATCCCCATTTGCGAGCTTGTTTAGACAAAGACAAGGAATCAAAAATGGTTGTTATTGCTACTGGGCCAGAAGGAGGATGGACACCAACAGAAATAGAAAATGCGATCGCTCACGGATTCCAACCAGCTTCCCTTGGGCGTCGTGTCCTCCGCGCCGTCACAGCACCAATTGTGGCTTTATCCTTGATAACCGCAGCGTATGAAGTATAA
- a CDS encoding TIGR00297 family protein: MLPFIDSVNPWLMGAGLNAILLGLVWIAPKKLLTPAGLFHAWLLGVIIWGTLGWRGYLVVAFYFLVGSGVTRIGLAQKEAAGIAEKRSGARGPENVWGSALTAALCALGIGLLNSSLVELSPQSLVPSLQSLLLLGYVASFSTKLADTCASEVGKAYGKSTFLITTLQPVPRGTEGAISLEGTLAGVVASIAIALLGWGVGLIDLWGVLWCVLAAFIATNLESVIGATLQSQYTWLTNELVNICNTLIGAIAAMLIAWIWASVITY; the protein is encoded by the coding sequence ATGCTACCTTTTATCGATTCTGTAAATCCCTGGTTGATGGGAGCGGGATTAAACGCGATATTGTTGGGTTTAGTCTGGATTGCTCCCAAAAAGTTGCTGACTCCGGCGGGATTATTCCATGCTTGGTTGCTGGGTGTCATCATTTGGGGAACCCTAGGCTGGCGGGGATATTTAGTCGTGGCGTTCTATTTTCTAGTGGGTTCTGGGGTAACGCGCATCGGTTTAGCACAAAAAGAAGCCGCAGGAATCGCTGAAAAACGTTCTGGGGCTAGAGGCCCGGAAAATGTTTGGGGTTCGGCTTTGACAGCGGCGCTGTGTGCTTTGGGAATCGGGTTGCTCAATTCGAGCTTAGTTGAACTTAGTCCCCAGTCCCTAGTTCCTAGTCTCCAGTCGCTGCTGTTGTTGGGCTATGTAGCCAGTTTCAGTACCAAACTTGCTGACACCTGCGCTAGCGAAGTTGGTAAAGCCTACGGCAAAAGTACCTTTTTGATTACCACACTACAACCAGTACCCCGTGGAACAGAAGGAGCTATTAGCTTGGAGGGGACTTTAGCTGGCGTGGTAGCCTCAATTGCGATCGCACTTTTAGGCTGGGGAGTCGGTTTAATTGATTTATGGGGTGTACTTTGGTGTGTGCTAGCAGCATTTATTGCCACCAATTTAGAAAGTGTAATTGGCGCCACGTTGCAATCTCAATACACTTGGTTAACTAATGAATTGGTAAATATTTGCAACACCTTAATTGGCGCGATCGCTGCTATGCTCATTGCTTGGATCTGGGCAAGTGTCATTACTTATTGA
- the sir gene encoding sulfite reductase, ferredoxin dependent — protein sequence MVKSPASPIAQPKPSKVEGLKENSNFLREPVATEILQDTTHFSEDAVQILKFHGSYQQDNRDNRVKGQEKDYQMMLRTKNPGGLVPPQLYLALDKLADEYGNHTLRATTRQGFQLHGILKQNLKVAIATIVKNLGSTLGACGDINRNVMAPPAPFKNRPDYQYAWEYAQNVADLLSPLTGAYYEIWLDGEKVISGEENPEVIAARQRNGTGTIVHDNPEPIYGTHYMPRKFKVCVTVPGDNSVDLYSQDLTLVVITNKKGKLEGFNIFAGGGLGRTHNKEETFARLADPIGYVEQADVYDLVKAIVATQRDYGDRSDRRHARLKYLINDWGVDKFRAQVEEYFGKPVAPSKKLPEFKYQDFLGWQEQGDGKLFLGISIDNGRVKDEGSLQLKTALREIVAQFNLPIRLTPHQNLIFYDIAPENQQAIQEILDNCGVISDPKAIEPLVRLAMACPALPTCGLAITESERAIPGILERIRTLLDKVGLQNEHFVVRMTGCPNGCARPYMAELGFVGSAPESYQLWLGGSANQTRLAQPYTEKLHHNDIETLLEPIFVYFKKSKKSKESFGDFCDRLGFDALREFSATYDPLAADGTGKSRRRVSLRDDIYIQLKAAATSQGKPMTELVNAALEAYFQSLSSDKD from the coding sequence ATGGTTAAATCCCCTGCTTCCCCGATCGCTCAACCTAAGCCTTCTAAAGTAGAAGGACTTAAGGAAAACAGTAATTTTTTGCGTGAACCAGTAGCCACCGAAATTCTTCAGGACACCACTCACTTTAGCGAAGATGCGGTGCAGATTCTCAAGTTTCACGGCTCCTATCAACAAGATAACCGCGATAATCGTGTTAAGGGACAGGAAAAAGATTACCAAATGATGCTGCGGACAAAAAATCCGGGTGGTTTAGTACCGCCGCAGCTATATTTAGCTTTAGACAAGTTGGCTGATGAATATGGTAATCACACATTGCGAGCTACAACTCGTCAAGGTTTTCAACTACACGGGATTTTAAAGCAAAACCTGAAGGTAGCAATTGCGACTATAGTCAAAAATCTCGGTTCTACCTTGGGCGCTTGTGGCGATATCAATCGTAATGTGATGGCGCCACCAGCACCGTTTAAAAATCGCCCAGATTATCAATATGCTTGGGAGTATGCCCAAAATGTAGCTGATTTGCTATCTCCTTTAACCGGCGCTTACTACGAAATTTGGTTAGATGGAGAAAAGGTAATCAGTGGTGAAGAAAACCCAGAGGTGATAGCGGCGCGACAACGCAACGGTACTGGCACAATTGTTCATGATAACCCAGAACCCATTTATGGAACTCACTACATGCCACGCAAGTTTAAGGTTTGCGTGACTGTACCAGGAGATAATTCTGTAGATTTGTATTCCCAAGACTTGACTTTGGTGGTGATTACCAATAAGAAAGGGAAACTAGAAGGATTTAACATCTTTGCTGGTGGTGGTTTAGGGCGGACACACAATAAAGAAGAAACCTTCGCTCGGCTAGCAGACCCAATTGGCTATGTAGAGCAAGCTGATGTTTATGATCTAGTCAAGGCGATTGTTGCGACTCAGAGAGATTATGGCGATCGCTCTGACCGTCGTCACGCTAGATTAAAATATTTAATCAACGATTGGGGCGTCGATAAATTCCGCGCCCAGGTGGAAGAATACTTTGGTAAACCAGTCGCACCCTCGAAAAAACTGCCAGAGTTTAAATATCAAGATTTTCTCGGTTGGCAAGAACAAGGTGATGGCAAACTATTCTTAGGTATTTCCATTGACAATGGTCGCGTCAAAGATGAAGGTTCTCTGCAACTGAAAACAGCTTTGCGGGAGATTGTTGCACAATTTAACTTACCTATCCGCCTCACACCCCACCAAAATCTGATTTTTTACGACATTGCGCCAGAAAACCAGCAAGCGATTCAAGAAATTCTTGACAACTGTGGTGTGATTTCTGACCCTAAAGCAATTGAACCACTAGTTAGGTTAGCAATGGCTTGTCCCGCTTTACCTACCTGCGGTTTAGCTATCACTGAATCAGAACGAGCTATTCCCGGAATTTTGGAGCGGATTCGCACCTTACTCGATAAAGTTGGTTTACAAAATGAGCATTTTGTGGTAAGAATGACGGGATGCCCTAACGGTTGCGCTCGTCCCTACATGGCAGAATTAGGTTTTGTGGGTAGTGCACCAGAATCTTACCAATTATGGTTAGGTGGTTCAGCAAATCAGACACGGTTAGCCCAACCTTACACCGAAAAACTGCACCACAATGACATAGAAACCCTCTTAGAGCCAATTTTTGTTTACTTCAAAAAATCGAAGAAATCAAAAGAAAGCTTTGGTGATTTTTGCGATCGCCTAGGTTTCGATGCGCTCCGGGAATTTAGCGCCACCTATGATCCTTTAGCTGCTGACGGTACAGGTAAATCTCGTCGTCGGGTAAGTTTGCGGGATGATATTTATATCCAGTTAAAAGCAGCAGCAACCAGCCAAGGAAAACCGATGACTGAGTTGGTCAATGCGGCGCTGGAGGCTTATTTTCAGAGTCTCTCATCAGACAAAGATTAA
- a CDS encoding VOC family protein, whose product MNSVIFHLAFPVTDITQTKAYYVDGLGCVPGRESPQAMILNLYGHQLVAHVTKEPLTPQRGIYPRHFGLVFTDENDWKEILARAQQHQLLFREEPKHRFSGSPLEHRTFFLEDPFHNLMEFKYYRYQEAIFGSSEFTQIGDRA is encoded by the coding sequence ATGAACTCAGTGATCTTTCACTTAGCATTCCCTGTTACTGATATCACACAAACAAAGGCATACTATGTGGATGGCTTGGGGTGTGTTCCTGGCCGTGAAAGCCCCCAGGCGATGATTTTGAATTTATACGGTCATCAACTAGTTGCTCATGTTACTAAAGAGCCGCTGACACCGCAACGGGGTATCTATCCCAGACACTTTGGGTTAGTTTTCACTGATGAGAATGATTGGAAAGAAATACTAGCCAGAGCACAACAACATCAATTACTTTTTAGAGAAGAACCAAAACATCGCTTTTCTGGTTCTCCCTTGGAACATCGCACCTTCTTTCTAGAAGATCCTTTCCATAACCTGATGGAGTTCAAATATTATCGTTATCAGGAAGCGATTTTTGGCAGTTCTGAATTTACCCAAATTGGGGATAGAGCTTAA
- a CDS encoding alpha/beta fold hydrolase, translating to MNTENQQHNPVLLIHGIDDTGSVFNTMAGYLRQRGWSVHTLDLVPNNGAVGLDELAKQVEYYITSNFAPAQTLDLVGFSMGGIVSRYYIQRLGGINRVQRFVTIASPHYGTAVAYASRRPGCVQMRTNSAFLKDLNSDAAMLKQLSFTSIWTPYDLMIVPANSSQMPVGREATVPVALHPWMLKDSRSLAMVAAALAAPI from the coding sequence ATGAACACAGAAAATCAGCAACACAATCCTGTGTTATTGATACATGGTATTGATGATACAGGGTCAGTCTTCAACACAATGGCAGGCTACTTGAGACAAAGAGGATGGTCTGTGCATACTCTCGATTTAGTACCCAATAATGGCGCTGTCGGTCTAGATGAATTGGCGAAGCAAGTGGAATATTATATCACCAGCAACTTTGCACCAGCACAAACACTAGATTTAGTCGGCTTCAGTATGGGCGGAATTGTCAGTCGTTATTATATCCAGCGCCTAGGCGGAATTAACCGTGTACAACGATTTGTGACCATCGCTTCACCCCATTACGGAACTGCTGTTGCTTACGCTTCCCGGCGTCCTGGCTGTGTGCAAATGCGGACTAACAGCGCTTTTTTGAAAGATTTAAACTCTGATGCAGCAATGTTAAAGCAGTTGAGCTTTACATCTATCTGGACACCTTATGATTTAATGATTGTCCCCGCAAATAGTTCACAAATGCCAGTGGGAAGAGAGGCGACAGTACCCGTGGCGCTACACCCTTGGATGCTGAAGGACTCTAGGAGTTTAGCAATGGTAGCAGCAGCCTTAGCAGCACCAATTTAA